A single window of Nocardia higoensis DNA harbors:
- a CDS encoding NADH-quinone oxidoreductase subunit J, whose protein sequence is MTTLMAAETLTRTSTGEAVQFWILAPLTVLGALGMVFAAKAVHSAICLAATMIALAIMYIAQDALFLGVVQIVVYTGAVMMLFLFVMMLVGVDSAESLRETIRGQRLAAAVVGVGFGLLLIAGIGIGIRESGVVFPGGGFPGRDVIAELAELIFLRYVWAFELTGALLITATIGAMLLAHRENFGTRRTQREMARDRFRDGVSRATPLPTPGVYARHNAVDVPARLPDGSFEELSVSTILRHRRTRALTEAAVLSVGSGEVFSGEGSARTESPRDGAASGEATSAAPRRPDSADEEGTR, encoded by the coding sequence ATGACCACGCTCATGGCCGCCGAAACCCTCACCAGGACCTCCACCGGTGAGGCCGTCCAATTCTGGATTCTGGCGCCGCTGACCGTGCTCGGCGCGCTGGGCATGGTGTTCGCCGCCAAGGCCGTGCATTCGGCGATCTGCCTGGCCGCCACCATGATCGCGCTGGCGATCATGTACATCGCCCAGGACGCGCTGTTCCTCGGCGTGGTGCAGATCGTGGTCTACACCGGCGCGGTGATGATGCTGTTCCTGTTCGTCATGATGCTCGTCGGCGTGGACTCCGCGGAGTCGCTGCGCGAGACGATCCGGGGACAGCGCCTGGCCGCGGCCGTCGTCGGCGTCGGGTTCGGCTTGCTGCTGATCGCCGGAATCGGGATCGGCATCCGCGAATCGGGGGTGGTGTTCCCCGGCGGCGGATTCCCCGGCCGCGATGTGATCGCCGAGCTGGCCGAACTGATCTTCCTGCGTTACGTGTGGGCGTTCGAGCTGACCGGCGCACTGCTGATCACCGCGACTATCGGCGCGATGCTGCTGGCCCACCGCGAGAACTTCGGTACCCGCCGCACCCAGCGGGAGATGGCCCGCGACCGGTTCCGCGACGGCGTCTCCCGCGCCACCCCACTGCCGACGCCGGGCGTCTACGCCCGGCACAACGCCGTCGACGTCCCGGCCCGCCTGCCCGACGGCTCCTTCGAGGAACTCTCGGTCAGCACGATCCTGCGTCATCGCCGCACCAGGGCCCTCACCGAGGCCGCCGTCCTGTCGGTCGGCTCGGGCGAAGTGTTCTCGGGTGAAGGCTCCGCGCGCACCGAGTCCCCGCGTGATGGGGCCGCGAGCGGTGAGGCCACGAGCGCGGCGCCGCGGCGTCCCGATTCCGCCGACGAGGAAGGCACCCGGTGA
- the nuoH gene encoding NADH-quinone oxidoreductase subunit NuoH — translation MSELSLFGHDPFWLVLAKSVFVFVFVILIPLVAVLAERKVVARMQMRIGPNRVGPFGALQSIADGVKMAFKEDLVPAIVDKPIYLLAPIISVITAFMAFAVIPLGGQVSIAGNTTALQLTDMPVGVLYILAITSIGVYGIVLAGWASGSTYPLLGGLRSTAQVISYEIAMALCFAAVFLHAGTMATSGIVGAQHPTWYVFLLLPSFLIYCVSMVGETNRAPFDLPEAEGELVGGFHTEYSSLKFAMFMLAEYVNMGTVSALATTLFLGGWSAPWPFNMIDGADAGWWGLLWFTVKLWTFMFVFVWLRGTLPRLRYDQFMRLGWQLLIPVSLLWVMVVAGARLLRAEGYEWAITAQVVGGVVITLAMIGRFLWAGKRSGAAPLPGDEREQGPESGAVFLGFPTPPMPADAHVIDPKGGLLEPLAGFAVTAATMFKKPNTEFYPEQKVPTAPRYHGRHQLNRHPDGLEKCIGCELCAWACPADAIYVEGGDNTEDERFSPGERYGRVYQINYLRCIGCGLCIEACPTRALTMTNDYEMTDDNRAGLIYDKDRLLAPLTPQMQAPPHAMAPGTTEADYYLGLVPGATNNGHAANGSTNATTGQPAVVAAEGGAR, via the coding sequence ATGTCTGAGCTCTCACTGTTCGGCCACGACCCGTTCTGGCTCGTACTGGCCAAATCGGTCTTCGTGTTCGTGTTCGTCATCCTGATCCCGCTGGTCGCGGTGCTCGCCGAACGCAAGGTCGTGGCGCGCATGCAGATGCGGATCGGCCCGAACCGGGTGGGTCCGTTCGGCGCGCTGCAGTCGATCGCCGACGGCGTGAAAATGGCGTTCAAGGAAGATCTCGTCCCGGCCATCGTGGACAAGCCGATCTATCTTCTGGCACCGATCATCTCGGTGATCACCGCGTTCATGGCGTTCGCGGTCATCCCGCTCGGCGGGCAGGTGTCCATCGCGGGTAACACCACCGCGCTGCAGCTGACCGACATGCCGGTCGGCGTCCTGTACATCCTGGCCATCACCTCCATCGGCGTCTACGGCATCGTGCTGGCGGGGTGGGCGTCGGGCTCGACCTACCCGCTGCTGGGCGGTCTGCGCTCCACCGCGCAGGTGATCTCCTACGAGATCGCCATGGCGCTGTGCTTCGCCGCGGTGTTCCTGCATGCGGGCACCATGGCCACCTCCGGGATCGTCGGCGCGCAGCATCCGACCTGGTATGTGTTCCTGCTGCTGCCCTCGTTCCTCATCTACTGCGTGTCGATGGTCGGTGAGACCAACCGCGCGCCGTTCGACCTGCCCGAAGCAGAGGGCGAGCTCGTCGGCGGCTTCCACACCGAGTACTCCTCGCTGAAGTTCGCGATGTTCATGCTCGCGGAGTACGTGAACATGGGCACGGTGTCGGCGCTGGCGACCACCCTGTTCCTGGGCGGGTGGAGCGCGCCGTGGCCGTTCAACATGATCGACGGCGCGGACGCGGGCTGGTGGGGGCTGCTGTGGTTCACCGTCAAGCTGTGGACCTTCATGTTCGTGTTCGTCTGGTTGCGCGGCACCCTGCCCCGGCTGCGCTACGACCAGTTCATGCGACTGGGCTGGCAGCTGCTCATCCCGGTGTCGCTGCTGTGGGTGATGGTCGTGGCGGGCGCGCGGCTGCTGCGCGCGGAGGGCTACGAGTGGGCGATCACCGCGCAGGTCGTCGGAGGTGTGGTGATCACACTGGCGATGATCGGCCGGTTCCTGTGGGCCGGAAAGCGTTCCGGCGCCGCGCCGTTGCCCGGGGACGAGCGGGAACAGGGGCCGGAGTCCGGGGCCGTGTTCCTCGGTTTCCCGACACCGCCGATGCCGGCCGACGCGCACGTGATCGACCCGAAGGGCGGGCTGCTCGAGCCGCTGGCCGGGTTCGCGGTCACGGCGGCGACCATGTTCAAAAAGCCCAACACCGAGTTCTATCCGGAGCAGAAGGTCCCGACCGCGCCGCGCTATCACGGCAGGCATCAACTGAACCGGCATCCGGACGGTTTGGAGAAATGCATCGGCTGCGAGCTGTGCGCGTGGGCGTGCCCGGCGGACGCGATCTACGTCGAGGGCGGGGACAACACCGAAGACGAGCGCTTCTCGCCCGGGGAACGCTATGGGCGGGTGTATCAGATCAACTATCTGCGGTGCATCGGCTGCGGTCTGTGCATCGAGGCGTGCCCGACCCGCGCGCTGACGATGACCAACGACTACGAGATGACCGACGACAACCGTGCCGGGCTCATCTACGACAAGGACCGCCTGCTGGCTCCGCTCACCCCGCAGATGCAGGCCCCGCCGCACGCCATGGCGCCGGGGACCACCGAGGCCGACTACTACCTCGGGCTGGTGCCCGGCGCCACGAACAACGGTCACGCCGCGAACGGTTCGACGAACGCCACCACCGGGCAACCCGCCGTCGTGGCCGCGGAAGGAGGCGCGCGATGA
- a CDS encoding LysR family transcriptional regulator: MIDVGALRALRSVAALGTLARAAEELGFTASAISQQIKRLEQQIGVPVLAPAGRGVVLTAAGTALVDSAPEVFQALERCTEAARSVADGAPRGTLRVAAFSTAARGLLAPMLTRLTAGCPELRLHITEQDPGQALHSVAAGTADLALVHDADGLPAPLPPTLTSRRVHTDIGDVVMARTHPLATHDRPLTGGDLAGHAWVTSPPGTVCHQWFRRLFADLPADPDVRHLIDDFATQLALVAADGVLALIPRLARPPLGDDLVARPLARTPTRDVHAAWRRSADASPAIRATLAALR, translated from the coding sequence ATGATCGATGTCGGCGCGCTGCGCGCACTCCGGTCGGTGGCCGCGCTCGGAACCCTGGCCCGCGCGGCCGAGGAACTCGGCTTCACCGCCTCGGCGATCTCCCAGCAGATCAAACGACTCGAACAACAGATCGGGGTGCCCGTCCTGGCCCCGGCCGGTCGCGGCGTCGTGCTCACCGCCGCGGGTACGGCTCTCGTCGACTCCGCGCCGGAGGTGTTCCAGGCGCTCGAACGCTGCACCGAAGCCGCTCGCTCGGTCGCCGACGGCGCACCACGCGGCACCCTGCGCGTCGCCGCGTTCTCCACCGCCGCCCGCGGTCTGCTCGCCCCCATGCTCACCCGCCTGACAGCCGGTTGCCCCGAACTGCGCCTGCACATCACCGAACAGGACCCGGGCCAAGCGCTGCACAGCGTCGCCGCGGGCACCGCCGACCTCGCCCTCGTCCACGACGCCGACGGTCTGCCCGCCCCCCTGCCGCCCACGCTGACCAGTCGCCGCGTCCACACCGACATCGGCGACGTCGTCATGGCCCGCACCCACCCGCTCGCCACGCACGACCGGCCCCTCACCGGCGGCGACCTCGCCGGACACGCCTGGGTCACCAGCCCGCCGGGCACGGTCTGCCACCAATGGTTTCGGCGACTGTTCGCCGACCTCCCCGCCGACCCCGACGTCCGGCATCTCATCGACGATTTCGCCACCCAACTCGCCCTCGTCGCCGCCGACGGAGTGCTCGCCCTCATCCCACGCCTGGCGCGCCCGCCGCTCGGCGACGACCTCGTCGCCCGCCCACTGGCGCGCACCCCCACCCGTGATGTACATGCGGCCTGGCGCCGCAGCGCCGACGCCAGCCCCGCGATCCGCGCCACCCTCGCCGCGCTGCGCTGA
- the nuoK gene encoding NADH-quinone oxidoreductase subunit NuoK: MNPENYLFLSALLFTIGAAGVLLRRNAIVVFMCVELMLNAVNLAFVTFARLHTNLDGQVIAFFTMVVAASEVVIGLAIIMTIFRARRSTSVDDASLLRF, translated from the coding sequence GTGAATCCAGAGAACTACCTGTTCCTGTCCGCGCTGTTGTTCACCATCGGCGCGGCGGGAGTCCTGTTGCGACGCAACGCGATCGTGGTCTTCATGTGCGTGGAGCTGATGCTCAACGCGGTGAACCTGGCGTTCGTCACCTTCGCCCGGTTGCACACGAACCTCGACGGTCAGGTGATCGCGTTCTTCACCATGGTGGTCGCCGCCTCCGAGGTGGTCATCGGCCTGGCCATCATCATGACCATCTTCCGTGCCCGCCGCTCGACCTCGGTCGACGACGCCAGTCTGCTGCGGTTCTGA
- a CDS encoding NADH-quinone oxidoreductase subunit M has protein sequence MNEAVTSGFPWLSVLWLLPVAGAVVVLVLPAARRTLARAVALAVSVGVLAVALGLAVAFEPGGAQYQFVESHEWIPAFGAGYTLGLDGIALVLVLLTTALVPLLILAGWNDDREAGGGRRAAHVYVALTLLVEAMVLMSFLALDILLFYVFFEAMLIPMYFLIGGFGPRTTDAAVRAARSRAAVKFLLYNLLGGLVMLAAVIGLYVLTVRDGLGAGGGGTFDLRVVVEAANSGGLGADPAVLNALFLGFMFAFAVKAPLWPLHTWLPDAAVAATPSSAVLMMAVVDKVGTFGMLRFCLTLFPEASGTYAPLVITLAVIGILYGALLAIGQTDVMRLIAYTSISHFGFIILGIFAMTSQSQSGATLYMVNHGISTAALFLVAGFLVSRRGSRMIADYGGVQKVAPVLAGSFLIAGLATLSLPGLAPFVSEFLVLVGTFSRYQVAAVFATGALVLAAIYVLWMYQRMMTGPVKEGNEKLPDLVPRELLVIAPLIAALLLLGLYPRAVLDYVDPAVDQTLTTIGRDDPAPSVPAPVAGAPELEEEGGHR, from the coding sequence ATGAACGAAGCGGTCACGAGCGGTTTCCCCTGGTTGAGCGTGCTGTGGCTGCTGCCGGTGGCCGGTGCGGTGGTGGTGCTGGTGCTCCCGGCGGCGCGGCGGACACTGGCCCGCGCGGTGGCGCTCGCGGTGTCGGTCGGTGTGCTGGCGGTCGCGCTCGGGCTGGCGGTGGCCTTCGAACCCGGTGGGGCGCAGTACCAGTTCGTCGAATCCCACGAGTGGATTCCGGCGTTCGGCGCCGGCTACACCCTCGGTCTGGACGGCATCGCGCTGGTGTTGGTCCTGCTGACCACCGCGCTGGTGCCCCTGCTGATCCTGGCCGGTTGGAACGACGACCGGGAGGCAGGCGGCGGGCGCCGCGCCGCGCACGTCTACGTGGCCTTGACCCTGCTGGTCGAGGCGATGGTGCTGATGTCCTTCCTGGCCTTGGACATCCTGCTGTTCTACGTGTTCTTCGAGGCCATGCTGATCCCGATGTATTTCCTCATCGGCGGCTTCGGCCCGCGCACCACCGATGCCGCCGTCCGCGCGGCCCGATCACGAGCCGCGGTGAAGTTCCTGCTCTACAACCTGCTGGGTGGGCTGGTCATGCTGGCCGCGGTGATCGGACTGTACGTGCTCACCGTCCGCGACGGGCTCGGCGCCGGCGGCGGCGGGACCTTCGATCTGCGTGTGGTGGTCGAGGCGGCGAATTCCGGTGGCCTGGGGGCGGATCCGGCCGTGCTCAACGCGCTGTTCCTCGGTTTCATGTTCGCCTTCGCGGTGAAGGCGCCGCTGTGGCCGCTGCACACCTGGCTGCCGGACGCGGCGGTGGCGGCGACACCGTCGAGCGCGGTGCTGATGATGGCGGTGGTCGACAAGGTCGGCACGTTCGGCATGCTGCGTTTCTGTCTCACGCTGTTCCCCGAGGCGTCGGGAACCTATGCGCCGCTGGTGATCACGCTCGCGGTGATCGGCATCCTCTACGGCGCGCTGCTGGCGATCGGGCAGACCGACGTGATGCGCTTGATCGCCTACACCTCGATCTCGCATTTCGGGTTCATCATCCTCGGTATCTTCGCCATGACCAGCCAATCCCAGTCCGGGGCGACGCTGTACATGGTCAACCACGGCATCTCCACCGCGGCGCTGTTCCTGGTCGCGGGTTTCCTGGTGTCGCGGCGCGGCAGCCGGATGATCGCCGATTACGGCGGGGTGCAGAAGGTGGCGCCGGTGCTGGCGGGCTCGTTCCTCATCGCGGGCCTGGCGACCTTGTCGCTGCCCGGCCTGGCGCCCTTCGTCAGCGAGTTCCTCGTTCTGGTCGGCACGTTCAGCCGCTACCAGGTGGCGGCGGTGTTCGCGACCGGCGCGCTGGTGCTGGCGGCGATCTATGTGCTGTGGATGTATCAGCGGATGATGACCGGTCCGGTGAAGGAGGGCAACGAGAAGCTGCCCGATCTGGTGCCGCGCGAGCTGCTGGTGATCGCCCCGTTGATCGCCGCGCTGCTGTTGCTGGGGCTGTACCCGAGGGCGGTGCTCGATTATGTGGACCCCGCGGTCGATCAGACCTTGACGACCATCGGGCGCGATGATCCCGCGCCGTCGGTGCCCGCGCCCGTCGCGGGTGCGCCGGAGCTCGAGGAAGAAGGTGGACACCGGTGA
- the nuoN gene encoding NADH-quinone oxidoreductase subunit NuoN, with protein sequence MTVSATHTLAAALPAPSIEYGALSPMLIVFGVGVAGVVVEAFAPRPWRYRTQLVLAVAGLVAAFGAVVALAGTEQTAVAGAVAVDGVSVFLQGTLLVVSLIAMLLMAERRTVAVQARSGPGTWSRAAATMERGLDAFTPQAAAVPGSSDERAAARAGALATEVFPLSMLAVGGMLLFPAANDLLTMFVALEVLSLPLYVLCGLARRKRLLSQEAALKYFLLGAFSSAFFLYGVALLYGQTGTVRLSGIAEAIAAQSGDPLLGLLGLAMLSVGLLFKIGAVPFQAWVPDVYQGAPTPVTAFMAAATKIAAVGALARVLYVGAPGMVDDWRPVVAAIAIATMVVGAVLAVTQTDVKRMLAYSSVTHAGFLLTGLLSADAAGLAATLFYLAVYGVSTVGAFAVVTLVREATDEEATGLARWAGLGRRSPWTATVFALLLLSFAGLPLTSGFIAKFAVFNAAASGYGASVVVVGVLTSAVAAFFYVRVIVMMFFADPPADAPDVRSPALTWTLILVTGIVTLVFGVFPQPLLDLAEWAAAFVS encoded by the coding sequence GTGACCGTTTCCGCGACGCACACGCTGGCCGCGGCGCTGCCCGCCCCGAGCATCGAATACGGTGCGCTGTCACCGATGTTGATCGTCTTCGGCGTCGGCGTGGCCGGAGTCGTGGTCGAGGCTTTCGCGCCCCGGCCGTGGCGTTACCGCACGCAGCTGGTCCTCGCGGTCGCGGGGCTGGTGGCGGCTTTCGGCGCGGTGGTCGCGCTGGCGGGCACCGAGCAGACGGCGGTGGCCGGCGCCGTCGCCGTCGACGGGGTGAGTGTGTTCCTGCAGGGCACGCTGCTGGTGGTCTCGTTGATCGCGATGCTGTTGATGGCCGAGCGGCGCACCGTGGCTGTGCAGGCGCGGTCGGGGCCCGGCACATGGAGTCGTGCGGCGGCGACGATGGAGCGCGGTCTGGACGCGTTCACCCCGCAGGCCGCGGCGGTGCCCGGCAGCTCCGACGAGCGGGCCGCGGCGCGGGCGGGCGCGCTGGCGACGGAGGTGTTCCCGCTGTCCATGCTGGCGGTCGGCGGGATGCTGTTGTTCCCCGCGGCGAATGATCTGCTGACGATGTTCGTCGCGCTCGAGGTGCTGTCGCTGCCGTTGTACGTGCTGTGCGGGCTGGCAAGACGCAAGCGGCTGCTGTCCCAGGAGGCGGCGCTCAAGTACTTCCTGTTGGGGGCGTTCTCCTCGGCGTTCTTCCTCTACGGTGTGGCGTTGCTGTACGGGCAGACGGGCACGGTGCGGTTGAGCGGCATCGCCGAGGCGATCGCCGCCCAGTCGGGTGATCCGCTGTTGGGCCTGCTCGGGTTGGCGATGCTGTCGGTGGGATTGTTGTTCAAGATCGGGGCGGTGCCGTTCCAGGCGTGGGTGCCCGATGTGTATCAGGGCGCGCCGACGCCGGTGACGGCGTTCATGGCGGCGGCGACCAAGATCGCGGCGGTGGGCGCGCTGGCGCGGGTGCTCTATGTCGGGGCGCCGGGCATGGTGGACGATTGGCGGCCGGTGGTGGCGGCGATCGCGATCGCGACGATGGTGGTCGGCGCGGTACTTGCGGTGACGCAGACGGATGTGAAGCGGATGCTGGCCTATTCCTCGGTCACCCATGCCGGTTTCCTGTTGACGGGTCTGCTCTCGGCCGACGCGGCCGGGCTCGCCGCGACCTTGTTCTATCTCGCGGTGTACGGCGTGAGCACCGTGGGCGCGTTCGCGGTGGTCACCTTGGTCCGCGAGGCGACCGACGAGGAAGCCACCGGCCTGGCCCGTTGGGCTGGTCTGGGCCGCCGTTCCCCCTGGACCGCAACGGTTTTCGCGCTGCTGCTGCTCTCCTTCGCCGGTCTGCCGCTGACCAGCGGTTTCATCGCGAAGTTCGCGGTGTTCAATGCGGCCGCGTCGGGTTACGGCGCGTCGGTGGTCGTGGTGGGTGTGCTGACCAGCGCGGTGGCGGCGTTCTTCTATGTCCGGGTGATCGTGATGATGTTCTTCGCCGATCCGCCCGCTGATGCTCCTGACGTCCGCTCCCCCGCGCTGACCTGGACGCTGATTTTGGTGACGGGGATCGTCACGCTGGTGTTCGGTGTGTTCCCGCAGCCGTTGCTGGATCTGGCCGAGTGGGCGGCGGCCTTCGTGAGTTGA
- the nuoL gene encoding NADH-quinone oxidoreductase subunit L codes for MTTASLYLLPALPLAGAVVALLLGRRADRWGHLLGTVAALASFAVAGYAFVDMLGRAEGARAIQAELFTWVPVASLQVDFALRLDQLSICFALLITGVGTLIHVYSIGYMSADPGRRRFFAYLNLFLAAMLILVLANNYLVLYLGWEGVGLASYLLIGFWFHKPSAATAAKKAFVVNRVGDMGLALAMMVMFATFGSIDFDGVFAAAPAASEATLTAIGLLLLLAACGKSAQVPLQSWLGDAMEGPTPVSALIHAATMVTAGVYLIARSNTIFDLAPGAQLAVVLVGAVTLMFGAIIGCAKDDIKKALAASTMSQIGYMVLAAGLGPAGYAFAIMHLLTHGFFKAGLFLGAGSVMHAMNDETDMRRYGGLRTLLPVTYVTFGLGYLAIIGVPPFAGFFSKDKIIEVAFGSGGAGGYALGAVALLGAGLTAFYMTRVMLMTFFGERRWAPDTHPHEAPLSMTGPMILLALGSVAAGGLLVLGDSLQNWLEPVVGASHAEHAVPPIVVTGLALAVVVIGAGVAYRRYGRAEIPRSAPEAGFATVAARKDLYGDAANEAFLMRPGLHLTRSLVFVDNRGIDGLVNGIAAVIGGLSARARRVQTGFVRSYALSMFTGAALVAAALVAVRIL; via the coding sequence ATGACCACCGCGTCTCTGTATCTCCTGCCCGCGCTGCCGCTGGCCGGCGCGGTCGTCGCGCTGCTGCTCGGCCGCCGCGCCGACCGCTGGGGACATCTGCTCGGCACCGTCGCCGCGCTGGCCTCGTTCGCCGTGGCCGGATACGCCTTCGTCGACATGCTCGGCCGTGCCGAAGGCGCCCGCGCGATCCAGGCTGAACTGTTCACCTGGGTTCCGGTGGCGAGCCTGCAGGTGGACTTCGCGCTGCGCCTGGACCAGCTGTCTATATGCTTCGCGCTGCTCATCACCGGCGTCGGCACACTCATCCACGTGTACTCGATCGGCTACATGAGCGCCGACCCCGGCCGCAGGCGCTTCTTCGCCTACCTCAACCTGTTCCTGGCCGCGATGCTGATCCTGGTGTTGGCGAACAACTATCTGGTCCTGTATCTCGGCTGGGAGGGCGTCGGCCTGGCCTCCTACCTGCTGATCGGGTTCTGGTTCCACAAGCCCTCGGCGGCCACGGCGGCGAAAAAGGCGTTCGTGGTCAACCGTGTTGGTGACATGGGCTTGGCGCTGGCGATGATGGTCATGTTCGCCACCTTCGGCTCGATCGACTTCGACGGGGTCTTCGCCGCCGCACCCGCGGCGAGCGAGGCGACGCTGACCGCGATCGGGTTGTTGCTGCTGCTGGCCGCGTGCGGCAAGTCCGCACAGGTGCCGTTGCAGTCCTGGCTCGGGGACGCGATGGAGGGCCCGACCCCGGTGTCGGCGCTCATCCACGCCGCGACCATGGTCACCGCGGGCGTCTACCTGATCGCCCGCTCGAACACGATCTTCGACCTGGCGCCGGGCGCGCAGCTGGCTGTGGTCCTCGTCGGCGCGGTGACCTTGATGTTCGGCGCGATCATCGGTTGCGCCAAGGACGACATCAAGAAGGCGCTGGCCGCCTCGACCATGAGCCAGATCGGCTACATGGTGCTCGCGGCGGGCCTCGGCCCAGCCGGCTACGCCTTCGCGATCATGCACCTGCTCACCCACGGCTTCTTCAAGGCCGGACTCTTCCTCGGCGCGGGCTCGGTCATGCACGCGATGAACGACGAGACCGACATGCGCCGCTACGGCGGGCTGCGCACGCTGCTGCCGGTCACCTACGTCACCTTCGGTCTCGGCTATCTCGCCATCATCGGTGTGCCGCCGTTCGCCGGGTTCTTCTCCAAGGACAAGATCATCGAGGTGGCGTTCGGCTCCGGCGGCGCGGGCGGATACGCCTTGGGCGCGGTGGCGCTGCTCGGTGCGGGCCTGACCGCCTTCTACATGACCCGTGTCATGCTGATGACCTTCTTCGGTGAGCGACGCTGGGCGCCGGACACCCACCCGCATGAGGCGCCGCTGTCGATGACCGGCCCGATGATCCTGCTGGCGCTGGGCTCGGTGGCCGCGGGTGGGCTGCTGGTGCTGGGCGATTCGCTGCAGAACTGGCTCGAACCGGTGGTCGGGGCCTCCCACGCCGAGCACGCGGTGCCGCCGATCGTGGTGACCGGGCTGGCGCTGGCCGTCGTGGTGATCGGTGCGGGTGTGGCCTATCGGCGCTACGGTCGCGCCGAGATCCCGCGTTCCGCACCGGAAGCGGGCTTCGCGACCGTGGCCGCGCGCAAGGACCTCTACGGTGACGCGGCGAACGAGGCGTTTCTGATGCGGCCGGGTCTGCATCTGACCCGGTCGCTGGTGTTCGTCGACAATCGCGGTATCGACGGGCTGGTCAACGGCATCGCCGCAGTCATCGGCGGATTGTCGGCGCGGGCGCGGCGCGTGCAGACCGGGTTCGTGCGGTCCTATGCCCTGTCCATGTTCACCGGCGCGGCCCTGGTGGCCGCCGCCCTGGTGGCGGTGCGCATCCTGTGA